In the Ilumatobacteraceae bacterium genome, one interval contains:
- a CDS encoding FtsX-like permease family protein, translated as MIGTLARKSLRARLGRNIFIGLAILLGVSFVSGSFVLADSMKATFDNLFSDLNEDVDLVVRNELIGVDETEAVRDPVAADLVDQVAAVDGVALVQGSVNRYAQMLDQDGDPIPTNGAPALGLSWGGESALDGVVLKDGRAPQGPDEVAIDKATADRVDYAIDDEISIVFDTGQRSFTIVGFVGLGDSDGFGGATTSLFDPDSAQEILNAGGTVDTIEIAIDDGADVATVQAAIEQMLPARTEVVTGQQVADEASDGINSIIDVFGTGLLVFAFVTAFVSAFIINNIYGITIGQRLRELALLRSIGANAKQVRRLIVVEALVVSVVATIVGIFGGFLVAQGIIGIFNAAGAGFPDIAMKLLPRTIVFATIVGVGVTLVSVIVPARRASKIPPVAAMRPEMGFTALAASRRLVGGAVVTGVGVVLFLIGLFLRPGGGVGLAAFAGIGALMTFLGVTSLSTTVARPVSAAIGAPIQLRFGAPGKLARDNAMRSPRRTARTASALMIGVALISAAAVFASSLRDTFGRILDRSITADYIVTDESFQGLPPGVASGMAALPELGAVSPFRFISGTVDDGSEGFTAIDPVAFPQLADLDVTDGGFDGLASGRGVMVLDTKADDYGLAVGDSIDITYQNGKSSTLTVSGIFDDNSLGGSWYISIDELESVTDQAPRDQFVLARLADGVDLEAARTAVQESVAEFPQAKVQDNSEFRAEQEGQINQLLVVITTLLGMAILISFLGIAITLALSVFERTREIGLLRAVGMSRRQLRRAVRWEAVIVAVFGVVVGLVVGTLMGTALSIAVPDNVIDGVTMPWGTIVIVLFGAVVAAVVAAIYPARKAARMNVLDAISSE; from the coding sequence ATGATCGGAACACTCGCACGCAAATCCTTGCGCGCCCGATTGGGCCGCAACATCTTCATCGGGCTCGCGATCCTGCTCGGGGTCTCCTTCGTCTCCGGCTCGTTCGTGCTGGCCGACAGCATGAAGGCAACGTTCGACAACCTCTTCTCCGACCTCAACGAAGACGTCGACCTCGTGGTTCGCAACGAACTCATCGGCGTCGACGAGACCGAGGCGGTCCGCGACCCGGTCGCTGCCGACCTCGTCGACCAGGTCGCTGCGGTCGACGGTGTCGCGCTCGTCCAGGGCAGTGTGAATCGTTACGCCCAGATGCTCGACCAGGACGGCGACCCGATCCCGACCAACGGCGCACCCGCGCTCGGTCTCTCGTGGGGCGGCGAGAGCGCGCTCGACGGCGTGGTCCTCAAAGACGGCCGTGCGCCGCAGGGCCCCGACGAGGTGGCGATCGACAAGGCAACGGCCGACCGGGTCGACTACGCGATCGATGACGAGATCTCGATCGTCTTCGACACCGGCCAACGGTCGTTCACGATCGTCGGCTTCGTCGGCCTCGGCGACAGCGACGGCTTCGGCGGGGCCACGACGTCCCTGTTCGACCCCGACTCGGCACAAGAGATCCTCAACGCCGGGGGCACGGTCGACACGATCGAGATCGCGATCGACGACGGTGCCGACGTCGCCACGGTGCAGGCCGCCATCGAACAGATGCTCCCCGCCCGCACCGAGGTCGTCACGGGCCAGCAGGTCGCCGACGAGGCGTCCGACGGCATCAACAGCATCATCGACGTGTTCGGCACCGGTCTGCTCGTCTTCGCATTCGTCACCGCGTTCGTCTCGGCGTTCATCATCAACAACATCTACGGCATCACGATCGGACAGCGTCTGCGCGAGCTGGCGCTCCTCCGCTCGATCGGCGCGAACGCCAAGCAGGTCCGGCGACTCATCGTCGTCGAAGCACTCGTCGTCTCGGTCGTTGCCACGATCGTCGGGATCTTCGGTGGCTTCCTCGTAGCACAGGGCATCATCGGCATCTTCAACGCTGCCGGTGCCGGGTTCCCCGACATCGCGATGAAGCTGCTGCCACGCACGATCGTGTTCGCCACGATCGTCGGTGTCGGGGTGACGCTGGTGTCGGTCATCGTGCCGGCCCGTCGCGCCTCGAAGATCCCGCCGGTCGCCGCGATGCGGCCGGAGATGGGGTTCACGGCCCTCGCCGCCAGCCGTCGACTCGTCGGCGGCGCCGTCGTGACCGGCGTCGGCGTCGTGCTCTTCCTGATCGGGCTCTTCCTCCGCCCCGGCGGCGGTGTGGGCCTGGCGGCGTTCGCCGGCATCGGGGCGCTGATGACGTTCCTCGGCGTGACGAGCCTGTCGACCACGGTCGCTCGCCCGGTCAGCGCGGCGATCGGCGCGCCGATCCAACTGCGGTTCGGCGCTCCCGGCAAGCTCGCCCGCGACAATGCCATGCGTTCCCCGCGCCGCACCGCGCGCACAGCCTCGGCGCTGATGATCGGCGTGGCGCTGATCAGCGCGGCCGCGGTGTTCGCATCGTCGCTGCGCGACACGTTCGGGCGCATCCTCGACCGGTCGATCACCGCCGACTACATCGTGACCGACGAGTCGTTCCAGGGACTTCCGCCCGGCGTCGCCTCCGGGATGGCAGCGTTGCCGGAACTCGGTGCCGTGTCACCGTTCCGGTTCATCTCCGGCACCGTCGACGACGGCAGCGAAGGCTTCACAGCCATCGACCCGGTGGCCTTCCCACAACTCGCCGACCTCGACGTCACCGATGGCGGTTTCGACGGCCTGGCTTCGGGTCGTGGGGTGATGGTGCTCGACACCAAGGCCGACGACTACGGCCTCGCAGTCGGCGACAGCATCGACATCACCTACCAGAACGGCAAGTCGTCCACGCTCACCGTTTCGGGCATCTTCGACGACAACTCGCTCGGCGGGAGTTGGTACATCTCGATCGACGAACTCGAGTCGGTGACCGACCAGGCCCCGCGCGACCAGTTCGTGCTCGCCCGGCTCGCCGACGGCGTCGACCTCGAAGCCGCACGGACCGCCGTGCAAGAGTCGGTCGCCGAGTTCCCCCAGGCCAAGGTGCAGGACAACTCCGAGTTCCGCGCCGAGCAGGAGGGTCAGATCAACCAGCTGCTGGTGGTCATCACGACGCTGCTCGGCATGGCGATCCTGATCTCGTTCCTCGGCATCGCGATCACCCTCGCACTGTCGGTGTTCGAGCGCACTCGTGAGATCGGACTGCTCCGGGCCGTCGGCATGAGCCGTCGTCAGCTGCGACGGGCGGTGCGCTGGGAGGCCGTGATCGTGGCCGTGTTCGGCGTCGTCGTCGGCCTCGTGGTGGGCACGTTGATGGGCACCGCGCTCAGCATCGCCGTGCCCGACAACGTGATCGACGGAGTCACCATGCCGTGGGGCACGATCGTGATCGTGCTGTTCGGAGCCGTGGTCGCCGCCGTGGTCGCCGCGATCTACCCGGCCCGCAAGGCGGCCCGGATGAACGTGCTCGACGCGATCTCCTCCGAGTGA
- a CDS encoding ABC transporter ATP-binding protein, which produces MTETAPPTSALTAAAGASSARKTYGTGDAAVHALDDVSIAFEPGRFTAIMGPSGSGKSTLLHCLAGLDSLTSGSVFIGDTQLSDLNDRQLTELRRTQVGFVFQAFNLVPTLTARENIVLPMMLGGDSGDEAWIDRVIATVGLGDRLKHRPSELSGGQQQRVAVARALASRPTIIFADEPTGNLDSNSGAEILNFMRSAVDDFGQTIVMVTHDPYAAAYADRAVFLADGRIVHDMPKPTAESIIDRMLQIGH; this is translated from the coding sequence ATGACCGAAACCGCGCCCCCGACATCCGCGCTCACCGCCGCTGCCGGCGCCTCCAGCGCCCGCAAGACCTACGGAACCGGCGATGCCGCCGTCCACGCCCTCGACGACGTGTCGATCGCGTTCGAGCCCGGTCGGTTCACGGCCATCATGGGCCCATCGGGCAGCGGCAAGTCGACGCTGCTCCACTGCCTGGCCGGCCTCGACTCGCTCACCAGCGGGTCCGTGTTCATCGGCGACACCCAACTCTCCGATCTCAACGATCGGCAGCTCACCGAGCTGCGGCGTACGCAGGTCGGGTTCGTGTTCCAGGCCTTCAACCTGGTTCCCACACTGACCGCCCGCGAGAACATCGTGCTGCCGATGATGCTCGGCGGCGACTCAGGCGACGAGGCGTGGATCGACCGCGTGATCGCGACCGTCGGTCTCGGCGATCGGCTCAAGCACCGGCCGAGCGAACTGTCCGGCGGTCAGCAGCAGCGGGTCGCCGTTGCTCGCGCCCTGGCGAGTCGCCCCACGATCATCTTCGCCGACGAACCGACCGGCAACCTCGATTCCAACTCGGGTGCGGAGATCCTGAACTTCATGCGTTCGGCCGTCGACGACTTCGGGCAGACCATCGTCATGGTCACGCACGACCCCTACGCCGCCGCGTACGCCGACCGAGCGGTCTTCCTCGCCGACGGCCGCATCGTCCACGACATGCCCAAACCGACCGCTGAGAGCATCATCGACCGCATGCTGCAGATCGGACACTGA
- a CDS encoding adenylate/guanylate cyclase domain-containing protein, translated as MPQQPESAATTAAVLEERRIVTVLFADLVGFTALSEHRDPESVKRLVDRIFEQLLRDVEQHGGVVDKVLGDAIVAMFGAPVAHEDDADRAVRAGLAMQGSLREFRQSNPADAVRMRIGINTGEVLVGSLAGSDYTAMGDVVNTAARLQEAAPPGAVLVGAATRELCSPTIRFIDADSIQLRGREQQTAVWRAVAVETATVRRRWLSDVAFVGRTGEVGMLRAMLSSVVAGRSAIVSIAGEAGIGKSRLVQEGITVLLADHPETFVLEGACAPYGETNVWWPVTGSLMARLGFDRNESAETSRRRIVRRVETGGEYAPGTHEFDRTVELVMHLLGQPSGLDALGPAGLRDAVVAGIVDALRRRAQKGPVVVWVDDLQWAAPLLVDLLESVARQLAGLPVLIVTTCRPDDQGMGDWPPPVDPALTMHLSLEALNPEESAALVTHAAGKQLPDAMVERISTRSGGNPLFLIELARLAASSDDPSGETLPGSLRALIAARLDQLTSAQRQMLDNAAILGNQGRVTSLREFAGELGQEFDDDDLDGIESHGLMVRQGSRWQFRSDVVREVAYQTLTKQIRAQRHAGVARFLASFEPTLVDRRAHHAATAAELSEELGAIHEVPDSIGVEAARLLLLAAKRWSEQGAHRRALGLVDRALRLGTAEEEVHRDLLLLRVESLVDLHDMRPARRRASELAVYADETDDRVLRGEAARLLGTIDQTDGELVAARQNLTASVAEFRSIGDEARLAEALRARGFAEVFGGSLSDADRFLDEAERLFVGLDDARGTAWVYQHRAWVSFLSGDHGESERRLRHAIQAFTELEDRAGKAWSLGLLGYVHHFTRRDDEALELAGEVLADAKRWGDEWGSSMMRNLQASVWLWRGELDEARRRAEGSLAGFRRIDDRFGMVQALGTLNRVYVALGHRAEADRSVEEILALSGSFGELAYPLIAAAGTSMHQGDGERAAEYAAEAVGRLDTTGANVDEGRVITAFGRLLAGDVDGTLVQLLEVDVDRSPFALAARATAYAVMGDRERSLADVSAVEAMDAVSYWDLGVARVAGAAVSYGAEAERRRAELTDAVAGMEDVVLAAYTADVLARLGHGVERERMAPFGGWADVAAAVVPGDVA; from the coding sequence GTGCCGCAGCAGCCGGAGTCGGCAGCTACGACGGCGGCGGTGCTCGAGGAGCGACGGATCGTCACGGTGCTCTTCGCCGACCTCGTCGGGTTCACCGCGCTCTCCGAGCATCGCGACCCGGAGTCGGTCAAGCGGCTCGTCGACCGGATCTTCGAACAACTCTTGCGCGACGTCGAGCAACACGGCGGTGTCGTCGACAAGGTGCTCGGCGACGCGATCGTCGCGATGTTCGGGGCGCCGGTCGCGCACGAGGACGACGCCGATCGAGCGGTTCGGGCCGGACTCGCGATGCAGGGATCGCTGCGCGAGTTCCGCCAGAGCAACCCGGCCGACGCCGTGCGCATGCGGATCGGGATCAACACCGGCGAGGTGCTGGTCGGCTCGCTCGCCGGCAGCGACTACACGGCGATGGGCGACGTCGTCAACACGGCAGCGCGGCTGCAGGAAGCCGCACCGCCGGGCGCCGTGCTCGTCGGCGCCGCCACGCGGGAGCTGTGCAGTCCGACGATCAGGTTCATCGACGCCGACTCGATCCAACTCCGTGGCCGCGAGCAACAGACGGCGGTCTGGCGTGCCGTGGCGGTCGAGACCGCCACGGTGCGTCGCCGCTGGCTCTCCGACGTGGCCTTCGTCGGACGAACCGGCGAGGTGGGGATGCTGCGGGCGATGCTCTCGAGCGTCGTCGCGGGGCGGAGTGCGATCGTGTCGATCGCGGGCGAGGCGGGCATCGGCAAGTCGCGGCTCGTCCAGGAGGGGATCACCGTTCTCCTCGCAGACCACCCCGAGACCTTCGTACTCGAAGGGGCATGCGCGCCGTACGGCGAGACCAACGTGTGGTGGCCGGTGACCGGATCGTTGATGGCGAGACTCGGATTCGACCGCAACGAGTCGGCCGAGACGTCGCGTCGTCGGATCGTCCGCCGGGTCGAAACGGGCGGTGAGTACGCGCCGGGCACCCACGAGTTCGACCGAACGGTCGAGTTGGTGATGCATCTGCTGGGCCAGCCGTCGGGTCTCGACGCGCTCGGTCCGGCCGGCCTGCGCGACGCGGTGGTGGCCGGGATCGTCGACGCGCTGCGTCGGCGTGCCCAGAAGGGCCCGGTGGTCGTGTGGGTCGACGATCTGCAGTGGGCGGCCCCGCTGCTGGTCGACCTGCTCGAATCGGTCGCCCGTCAGTTGGCGGGGCTCCCGGTGTTGATCGTGACTACCTGCCGCCCCGACGACCAGGGCATGGGTGATTGGCCGCCACCGGTCGACCCGGCGCTGACCATGCACCTGTCGCTCGAAGCGCTGAATCCCGAGGAGTCGGCGGCACTCGTGACGCACGCGGCGGGCAAGCAGCTGCCCGATGCGATGGTCGAGCGGATCTCGACTCGCAGTGGCGGCAACCCGCTGTTCCTGATCGAGCTGGCCCGCCTGGCCGCGTCGTCCGACGATCCGAGTGGCGAGACGCTGCCCGGCTCGCTGCGGGCGCTCATCGCGGCACGGCTCGACCAGTTGACCAGCGCACAGCGTCAGATGCTCGACAACGCCGCCATTCTCGGGAACCAGGGCCGGGTCACCTCGCTGCGCGAGTTCGCCGGCGAGTTGGGGCAGGAGTTCGACGACGACGATCTCGACGGCATCGAGTCGCACGGGTTGATGGTGCGGCAGGGATCGCGCTGGCAGTTCCGCAGCGACGTCGTTCGCGAGGTCGCCTACCAGACGCTGACCAAGCAGATCCGGGCGCAGCGCCACGCCGGCGTCGCGCGCTTCCTGGCCTCGTTCGAACCGACCCTGGTCGACCGGCGGGCACATCATGCGGCGACGGCGGCCGAGTTGAGCGAGGAACTGGGTGCGATCCATGAGGTGCCCGACAGCATCGGGGTCGAGGCCGCTCGGCTGCTGCTCTTGGCGGCGAAGCGATGGTCCGAACAGGGTGCTCACCGCCGTGCGCTCGGCCTGGTCGACCGAGCGCTGCGGCTCGGCACCGCCGAGGAGGAGGTGCATCGAGATCTCCTGCTGCTCAGGGTCGAGTCGCTGGTCGACCTGCACGACATGCGTCCGGCCCGCCGCCGTGCGAGCGAGTTGGCCGTGTACGCCGACGAGACCGACGACCGTGTGCTCCGTGGCGAAGCGGCGCGCCTGCTCGGCACGATCGACCAGACCGACGGCGAACTGGTCGCAGCTCGCCAGAACCTGACGGCGTCGGTCGCCGAGTTCCGCAGCATCGGTGACGAGGCTCGTCTCGCCGAAGCGTTGCGCGCCAGGGGATTCGCCGAGGTGTTCGGCGGGTCGCTCTCCGACGCCGATCGGTTCCTCGACGAGGCGGAGCGACTCTTCGTCGGTCTCGACGACGCGCGGGGCACGGCTTGGGTGTACCAGCACCGGGCCTGGGTGTCGTTTCTGTCCGGTGACCACGGCGAGTCCGAGCGCCGGCTCCGCCACGCGATCCAGGCGTTCACCGAACTCGAGGACCGCGCCGGCAAGGCGTGGTCGCTCGGCCTGCTCGGTTACGTGCACCACTTCACCCGACGTGACGACGAGGCGCTCGAGTTGGCCGGAGAGGTGTTGGCCGACGCGAAGCGGTGGGGCGACGAGTGGGGTAGTTCGATGATGCGCAACCTCCAGGCCAGCGTGTGGCTCTGGCGCGGTGAACTCGACGAGGCGCGCCGCCGGGCCGAAGGGTCGCTCGCCGGGTTCCGGCGGATCGACGACCGGTTCGGCATGGTGCAGGCACTCGGCACGCTCAATCGGGTCTACGTGGCGCTCGGTCACCGTGCCGAGGCCGACCGTTCGGTCGAGGAGATCCTGGCGCTGTCGGGCTCCTTCGGCGAGTTGGCGTACCCGCTGATCGCCGCTGCCGGCACGTCGATGCACCAGGGTGACGGTGAGCGTGCCGCCGAGTACGCCGCCGAGGCGGTCGGTCGGCTCGACACGACCGGTGCCAACGTCGACGAGGGCCGGGTCATCACCGCCTTCGGTCGGCTCCTCGCCGGCGACGTCGACGGCACACTCGTGCAACTCCTCGAGGTCGACGTCGATCGGTCACCCTTCGCGCTCGCTGCTCGGGCGACGGCGTACGCGGTGATGGGGGATCGGGAGCGGTCGCTCGCCGACGTGAGCGCGGTCGAGGCGATGGACGCGGTCAGTTACTGGGATCTCGGTGTCGCGAGGGTCGCCGGCGCCGCGGTGTCGTACGGGGCCGAAGCCGAGCGACGCCGGGCCGAACTCACCGACGCCGTGGCCGGCATGGAGGACGTCGTGCTCGCGGCATACACGGCCGACGTGCTCGCCCGGCTCGGCCACGGTGTCGAACGCGAGCGGATGGCGCCGTTCGGTGGCTGGGCCGACGTCGCCGCGGCGGTCGTGCCGGGCGACGTGGCCTGA
- a CDS encoding peroxiredoxin: MAIRLGDTAPDFTAPTTQGEISFHEWLGDSWGVLFSHPKDFTPVCTTELGYVARIKPEFDKRNVKVIGLSVDPVDSHERWEGDIEETQGTAVNFPMIGDPDRKVADLYDMIHPNANDTLTVRSVFVIGADKKVKLTLTYPASTGRNFDEILRVIDSLQLTAEKKVATPANWKNGDNVIIVPALSNEEAKELFPDGWDEQKPYLRVTKQPS; this comes from the coding sequence ATGGCCATCCGATTGGGCGACACCGCACCCGACTTCACCGCCCCGACCACCCAGGGCGAGATCAGCTTCCACGAGTGGCTCGGCGACTCGTGGGGTGTGCTGTTCAGCCACCCCAAGGACTTCACCCCGGTGTGCACGACCGAGCTCGGCTACGTCGCCCGCATCAAGCCCGAGTTCGACAAGCGCAACGTCAAGGTGATCGGCCTCTCGGTCGACCCCGTCGACTCGCACGAGCGATGGGAAGGCGACATCGAGGAGACGCAGGGCACCGCCGTCAACTTCCCGATGATCGGTGACCCCGACCGCAAGGTCGCCGACCTCTACGACATGATCCACCCGAACGCCAACGACACGCTGACCGTGCGCTCCGTGTTCGTGATCGGCGCCGACAAGAAGGTCAAGCTCACGCTCACCTACCCGGCGTCGACCGGGCGCAACTTCGACGAGATCCTCCGCGTGATCGACTCGCTGCAGCTCACCGCCGAGAAGAAGGTCGCCACCCCGGCCAACTGGAAGAACGGCGACAACGTGATCATCGTCCCCGCGCTCTCGAACGAAGAGGCGAAGGAACTGTTCCCCGACGGCTGGGACGAGCAGAAGCCGTACCTGCGGGTCACCAAGCAGCCGAGCTGA
- a CDS encoding helix-turn-helix domain-containing protein: MDDVFKALADEGRRALLDALRERDGQSLGELCEVLPDMTRFGVMKHLRVLEDAHLVLVERSGRSKHHHLNPVPIREVHDRWIAPYRQPVVAGLLALRDRAEGA; encoded by the coding sequence ATGGACGACGTGTTCAAAGCGCTTGCGGACGAAGGACGGCGAGCGCTGCTCGACGCCCTCCGCGAGCGCGATGGGCAGTCGCTGGGCGAGTTGTGCGAGGTGTTGCCCGACATGACCCGGTTCGGCGTGATGAAGCACCTGCGGGTGCTCGAAGACGCCCATCTCGTGCTGGTCGAGCGTTCCGGTCGATCCAAGCACCACCACCTCAACCCCGTCCCCATTCGCGAGGTCCACGACCGGTGGATCGCCCCCTATCGCCAGCCCGTGGTCGCCGGGCTGCTCGCCCTGCGCGACCGAGCCGAAGGAGCATGA
- a CDS encoding SRPBCC family protein — protein MAATAHLYEIFIRAPRERVWQALTDPDDTVRYFHGTRFESTFEPGAPFRNLIVDGEALAVDGVVETFEPPHRLVITWHVNYDAEMAAEPPGRVEWTLTPANDDGSVTRVTLRHADLALSPKTWAHVKLGWVGVIDSLKSLLETGEALPAVDDADGDASVAEIEGNWHRAQAVTANNSVWELLDGREHGGDDADELLQRAYAAAYHWKRATGSTAVNMARASWLVSRSHAVLGHGEVALHHAERSAGFLERAGSAAADFDHGYVHEARARALACLGRLDEAAGSYRLAAATDVADEQDRSIYQGDLASEPWFGLER, from the coding sequence ATGGCCGCAACGGCACACCTCTACGAGATCTTCATCCGGGCCCCGCGTGAGCGGGTGTGGCAAGCCCTGACCGACCCGGACGACACGGTGCGCTACTTCCACGGCACACGGTTCGAGTCGACGTTCGAGCCGGGCGCACCGTTCCGCAACCTGATCGTCGACGGCGAGGCGCTGGCGGTCGACGGTGTCGTCGAGACGTTCGAACCGCCCCATCGGCTCGTCATCACCTGGCACGTGAACTACGACGCGGAGATGGCGGCCGAACCGCCGGGGCGCGTCGAGTGGACGCTGACGCCGGCCAACGACGACGGCTCGGTCACCCGGGTCACCCTCCGGCACGCCGACCTCGCGCTCAGCCCGAAGACGTGGGCGCACGTGAAGCTCGGGTGGGTCGGTGTGATCGACAGTCTCAAGTCGCTGCTCGAGACCGGTGAAGCGTTGCCCGCCGTCGACGACGCGGACGGTGACGCGAGCGTCGCCGAGATCGAGGGCAACTGGCATCGTGCACAGGCCGTGACCGCCAACAACTCGGTCTGGGAGCTGCTCGACGGGCGCGAGCACGGCGGCGACGACGCCGATGAGTTGCTCCAGCGTGCCTACGCAGCGGCGTACCACTGGAAGCGGGCGACCGGGAGCACCGCCGTCAACATGGCTCGTGCGTCGTGGCTGGTGTCGCGATCGCACGCGGTGCTCGGCCACGGTGAGGTCGCGCTCCACCACGCGGAGCGCAGCGCCGGATTCCTCGAGCGGGCGGGTTCCGCTGCGGCCGATTTTGATCACGGCTACGTACACGAAGCTCGCGCCCGAGCGCTCGCGTGTCTCGGCCGGTTGGACGAGGCGGCCGGCTCGTACCGGCTCGCGGCTGCCACGGACGTAGCCGACGAGCAGGACCGGTCGATCTACCAGGGCGATCTGGCGTCCGAACCGTGGTTCGGGCTCGAGCGCTGA
- a CDS encoding DM13 domain-containing protein, which translates to MTMMSFIRKHPIGVGASAVALVAGLAWLAFGFFGVHTLFVDDVVDEAGPVFDAAPVSAAPAAALPAADSSPTTTPPPSTDAPDTGSASETPATASSPAPEVTAAPTTPPTTPPTTPPTTVASVPEIVTEYVGTFESDAHPTSGDALVLGNGTGQRFLRFENFATDNGPDLNVYLVNSSTGDVSDYIDLGDLTGNIGDQNYEIPADVDLDVYDEVVIWCVRFGVGFGDARLMTA; encoded by the coding sequence ATGACCATGATGTCGTTCATCCGCAAACACCCCATCGGTGTCGGTGCCTCCGCCGTCGCCCTCGTCGCCGGACTGGCGTGGCTCGCATTCGGGTTCTTCGGCGTCCACACGCTGTTCGTCGACGACGTGGTCGACGAAGCCGGCCCCGTCTTCGACGCCGCCCCCGTGTCGGCGGCTCCGGCCGCCGCCCTCCCGGCGGCCGACTCGAGCCCGACGACCACACCACCGCCGAGCACCGACGCACCCGACACCGGGTCGGCGAGCGAGACGCCCGCCACCGCGAGCTCCCCGGCGCCGGAGGTCACCGCTGCGCCGACGACACCGCCAACGACACCACCAACGACACCACCGACCACCGTCGCATCGGTCCCGGAGATCGTGACCGAGTACGTCGGGACGTTCGAGAGCGATGCGCACCCGACCTCCGGAGACGCACTCGTCCTCGGCAACGGAACCGGTCAGCGTTTCCTGCGGTTCGAGAACTTCGCGACCGACAACGGGCCGGACCTGAACGTCTACCTGGTCAACAGTTCGACCGGCGACGTGTCGGACTACATCGATCTCGGCGACCTGACGGGCAACATCGGCGACCAGAACTACGAGATCCCCGCCGACGTCGACCTCGATGTCTACGACGAGGTCGTCATCTGGTGTGTGCGTTTCGGTGTCGGTTTCGGTGACGCACGCCTGATGACCGCCTGA
- a CDS encoding pyridoxamine 5'-phosphate oxidase family protein → MSIEVPLDELAGEIGRRGFCYLLTVSEGERPHLLALRPDVVGSGADHVLRFEAGGGRACRNAAERPNVTLVFPPMPHSDGMSLVVDGTAAVEGPTVEVTPTWAVRHRAAP, encoded by the coding sequence ATGAGCATCGAGGTGCCCCTTGACGAACTGGCCGGCGAGATCGGGCGCCGGGGGTTCTGCTACCTGCTCACGGTGTCGGAAGGCGAGCGGCCGCACCTCCTGGCGCTGCGTCCCGACGTCGTGGGGTCGGGTGCCGACCACGTGCTGCGCTTCGAAGCCGGCGGCGGCCGCGCGTGCCGTAACGCGGCAGAGCGGCCGAACGTGACGCTCGTGTTCCCGCCGATGCCGCATTCCGACGGCATGAGCCTCGTCGTCGACGGCACGGCCGCGGTCGAGGGCCCGACCGTCGAGGTCACGCCCACCTGGGCCGTGCGCCACCGCGCCGCTCCCTGA